The DNA segment CGGGCGGCGTTCAAAGAGGCGTGGGCAGTTCTGGAAAAAGTAGATTTGGGGGAGGAAAAAGTGGTTCTGCACTGCTTTGGCGAAGGGGTCGAAGAGGCCAAAAAAGCGATAGAAAAACGGTACTTTCTTTCCTTCAACGGGACACTCACTTTTTCGAAGTCCACACTGCCGGAAGTGGTCAAGATTTTGCCTCTTGATTTGATTTTGACTGAGACGGACTGTCCGTATCTGGCGCCGGTTCCCCATCGGGGGAAGCGGAACGAGCCGGCGTATATTCCGTTGGTGGTGGAAAAACTGGCGGCCATCCTCGGACGTTCAAAAGAAGAAATGGCTGAAATCACCTCCGCCAACGCCGCGCGCGCCTTTGGCATTTGAATGCCCAAAAAATCGTTAGGGCAGAATTTTTTGATCAACAAAACCATCCAGAAAAAGATTGTATCCTTTCTGGGATTGTCGCCTCCCGATTTGGTGCTGGAAATCGGCGCGGGCCGCGGGGCACTAACTGTTCATCTGGCGGAAAGCGGCGCGAAACTTTGGGCGGTGGAGGTGGATAAGAAGATTCTGCCAGAGTTGACAGCCAGGCTGGCCTCCTTTTCCAATGCCAAAATTTTGCCGCAGGCAATACAAAGCGTACGGCTTTTGGATTTGGAGCCGGCGGGAAAATTCAAGATTGTGGGCAACATCCCCTACCATTTGACCAGCCCGATATTGGACTGGCTGGCGGTGCAGAAGGATAGAATCGAACGGGCCGTGATTATGATTCAGCGGGAGGTGGCTCGGCGGGCTTTGGCCGGGCCGAAGACGTCCGAATATTCGCCGCTTACCTTTTTTGTGCGTTTTCACTTTGAAGTGGAAAAGCTTTTGGACGTAGGGCCGGGGAATTTTTATCCCAAGCCGAAGGTGAACTCCACCGTCGTTAAGCTTCTCCCTCATTCGCAACCACCTTGGGGCGTGCAGGACGCCGAAAAATTTTTTGAAGTGGTCAAGAAAGCGTTTTTGCACCGGCGGAAGACGCTTTTGAATTCGCTGGTTATGGGAAAAATTGAATCGCCAGAAATATTGGGGACAATTTTTAAGGAAGTGCGGATTCCGGCTAAAGCCCGGCCGGAGGATTTGGGTTTTCTCGAGTTTGCCCGGCTGGCAAATCGGCTTTTGACCTCGCACTAAACTTCTTCAGCCACAACCGGCATGCTTGGCTGCCGAGGATGCCCCCGAGCGTGTCGGCAATCCAGT comes from the Verrucomicrobiia bacterium genome and includes:
- the rsmA gene encoding 16S rRNA (adenine(1518)-N(6)/adenine(1519)-N(6))-dimethyltransferase RsmA, which encodes MPKKSLGQNFLINKTIQKKIVSFLGLSPPDLVLEIGAGRGALTVHLAESGAKLWAVEVDKKILPELTARLASFSNAKILPQAIQSVRLLDLEPAGKFKIVGNIPYHLTSPILDWLAVQKDRIERAVIMIQREVARRALAGPKTSEYSPLTFFVRFHFEVEKLLDVGPGNFYPKPKVNSTVVKLLPHSQPPWGVQDAEKFFEVVKKAFLHRRKTLLNSLVMGKIESPEILGTIFKEVRIPAKARPEDLGFLEFARLANRLLTSH